CTTTCACCTCAGCCCCAGTCATCGTTGCTTTAGTCACGAAATTTCCGAAAGGTTGCACAGTCAGCACGTCACGATATGTAACATTTCCCGCCTGAATAGAATCACGAACACCACCAGAATTCATAACACCGAAGTCAGCATTCACTAAGTCGTAAGTACGGTATGCTTCACCTAACAAATGACCAAGATTGGTTTGCTCAGATCGAACAACATTACGATCACCTTCAAGCTTCGCATCGGTGTTTGAAATAATTTCATCAAGCAACTCTTGGCCTTGTTGCTGATACGCGGAAAGGGTAGCAATAACTGTTGCGTTGGGTTCAATTTCAGCTTGGATAAACTGATAATCACCATTTTCGTCTTTCTCTTTCAAGTTCACCGGCACTAAGTCGTACTTCGCTAAATGCAGTTTACCGTCATAAAACTCAAAGTCAGCTCTGCCTACATACTTACCCCATTCATGAGCTTGCATGATGTAAGTACCATTTTGCTGATCTGGCTTACAATCATCTCCCGGATTAAAGTCTGCGTATTCATTGCCTTCCATACAGACAGGGTTTTGGGAGTGCCCGCCAATAATGGCATCCAATTGCCCTTCCTCCAGTGAACGAGCAAGTAACACATCACCAGGAGCTTCACTACCATGTTGACCATCGGCGTAGTGCCCCATATGCGTGGTAGCAAAAATCAGGTCAACCGTTTCATTGGCCTCGATTTCTTTTATGGCTTTTTTAATTTCAACTTGTGGGTCGGCAAAGTGAATTGTCGCGACGTTGTCAGGATTAACTAATTTAGCCGTATCTTTAGTTGTCAGGCCAATAACCGCAACCTTTAACCCATTAATAGTGAATACTTTGTATGGAGAGAAAAGGCGTTCATCAGTAACTGTGTCTCCATCTTTGATATAAATATTCGCCGCTAGCATTGGGAAATCAGCCAGTTCAGCCTGCATCTCTAGCACATCTAAGCTATTGTCGAACTCATGATTACCTAATGCCATTGCGTCGTAACCAAGAAGGTTCATACCAACAAAATCTGGTACCGCGTCCTGCATATCAGACTCAGGCACACCGGTATTAATATCACCACCAGACAATAGAATGGTTTCACCACCGTTTTGAGTGACTTCTGCACGAATGCTATCGATCAAAGTCTTGCGAGCAGCCATTCCGTACTCACCCTTACTATTCTCCCAAAAACGACCGTGGTTATCATTGGTATGTAAAACGGTAAACTTGGTACAAGAAGCCGCAGTATCACATGTCACTGCCGTATCATCATTGTCCGAGCCACAGCCAACCATCGCTACGCCGATAGAGAGCACCAGTAAAGACTTAGTAAAATTCATAGAAGATCCTTTATTAATCGTTTTAATGTCGTTATGGCTGGAAATATACTTAATTAATATAGGGTTATAGTGATCTTCATCTTAATTACGCAGCTGAAAATTTGAGTATTTACTCGGACTGTAGGCACAAGCGATTAATCAACAGAAGTCGAATAATTCTGATAATAAACATAAATTTATAAAGAAAGTGTGACTCAGCCTATTGATACTGC
This region of Vibrio sp. BS-M-Sm-2 genomic DNA includes:
- the ushA gene encoding bifunctional UDP-sugar hydrolase/5'-nucleotidase UshA yields the protein MNFTKSLLVLSIGVAMVGCGSDNDDTAVTCDTAASCTKFTVLHTNDNHGRFWENSKGEYGMAARKTLIDSIRAEVTQNGGETILLSGGDINTGVPESDMQDAVPDFVGMNLLGYDAMALGNHEFDNSLDVLEMQAELADFPMLAANIYIKDGDTVTDERLFSPYKVFTINGLKVAVIGLTTKDTAKLVNPDNVATIHFADPQVEIKKAIKEIEANETVDLIFATTHMGHYADGQHGSEAPGDVLLARSLEEGQLDAIIGGHSQNPVCMEGNEYADFNPGDDCKPDQQNGTYIMQAHEWGKYVGRADFEFYDGKLHLAKYDLVPVNLKEKDENGDYQFIQAEIEPNATVIATLSAYQQQGQELLDEIISNTDAKLEGDRNVVRSEQTNLGHLLGEAYRTYDLVNADFGVMNSGGVRDSIQAGNVTYRDVLTVQPFGNFVTKATMTGAEVKAYLDVVATMTAGSGAYAQLDNISLTVDCDLGDVTIRDINGKGFDFADTYTFSVISFSAAGGDDYPVIDVESTQLTDASVLREFFVKNPDVTAANYAPVDGDLIYMSNGSEVKGCPAN